The bacterium nucleotide sequence GCGTGATAGCCGATATTCCCCAGCATAAAATTTTGCCACCATGGGAGAAAAGCGATCAGTGGAGAAAAGCCGATAGTCAAACCGAATGAGAAAAATAATACAGAAGCAATTTTGCTCTCATCCTTTTTTTGGTTTGTGTGCAGTATCGCATAAAGAGCGCAGGGAATTAGAATGCCATAGGTGGATCGCATTAAAACGGCAAGGAATAGAAGGACACCAGCGACGAACAGCGCCAGCCGATATTTTTGCACGTGCTGCAGGGAATAAAAGCTGCCTAATGCGAACAGCGTTGCCGGCGCAAAAGTTTTAATGGTAGAATGCCATTCCAATATCCATGACGAAAAGAAAAATAATGCTGCGGCCCATAACGCACAACTGGTGCCGGATGTTTTTCTTACCTGCTGATAAATCATCAGGCCGCATAATACATTGAGACAAGCTGCAAAAATGCGTGCATAAAGCCATGCAGAGCCCGGCAAGTTAAACAGAACACTGTATAGATGCGGCAGGCCGGGTGCCTGTGTGTAAAAAAAGTCCTTATACAAGTGTTCCCCATCATGTATCAATCTGGCTGCGAGTAAATAGTATCCCTCATCCGCATCGACAAACCTCATGATCGCAGCTGAAATACTAAAAAATGAGAGCACAGACAGTATGCCCCATGACCAGCGCGTCGATTTTTGTGGTGATCGGCTGTTGTTATTAGGTCTCACAAAGAAATCGCATTGAGGTAATAAAGTAAATATTTTGCTAAATTTTAACCAATTATGAAGTTATATCCAAGAGTTTTTTTTGGTTTTAATTCTCCATCACCAGTGAAAAAGTTATTGATATTTCCCTTAAATGCTGCTAAATTGCTTATCCTATCATTTTGTTTAATAAGGAAAATTAATAATGCCCGCTTCACCACGAGAAATCGTCAAAGCCTGTTTGGAATTCAATCACCCCGAACGCCTGCCCCGCGATCTGTGGCTGCTGCCCTGGGCGCAACTGCACTATCCAGCTGAAGTGGCCCGCCTGCAGGAACAGTATCCTAATGACATCGTCGACGCCCCCAAAGTGTATCCGCCGTCAAGCCGCATACAGGGGGATGAGTATCGTCAGGGGAGCTATACGGATGAATGGGGATGCGTGTTTACCAATATTCAGGACGGTTTAATCGGTGAGGTGCGCACTCCGTTGTTGGCCGATATCGCGGACTGGCGTTCGATTCAGCCGCCCTATGAACTGCTGCCCGTCGGCCAGGCGGCTGCACGGGCTGTGCAAACCGTGGACCGCTTTTGTGAACAGACCGACCGATTCGTCCTTGCCGCCATGTGCCCCAGACCCTGGGAGCGCTATCAATTCATCCGCGGCAGCGAAAACACCTATCTCGATATCATGACGCCGGAGCGCGGGTGTCTCGATCTTTTGCGTCGCATTCACGAGTTCTATCTGCGCGAGATCGAATTCTGGATGCAAACGCAGGTGGACGGCATCCGGTTTATGGATGATTGGGGCAGTCAGAATCAATTGCTCATTCCGCCCAGACTTTGGCGTGAACTGTTTCAACCGCTCTACCAGGACTACTGCGATCTGGCGAAAGCGCACGGCAAAAAGATCTTGATGCACTCTGATGGTCATATTCAAGAAATATATCCTGATCTGATCCGCACCGGCGTTGATGCCATCAATTCACAATTGTTCTGCATGGACCTGGACTACCTGCAGCGAACCGCGGTCGGACGCATCACGTTTTGGGGCGAGATCGACCGCCAGCATGTGTTACCTTCTGCAGATCCAGAGGAGGGAAGGAAGGCGGTCCGTCGCGTGGCGTCTCATCTTTACGATCCCAGCGGCGGTCTTATCGTACAATTCGAACTCGGCGCCGGCGCCAATCCTGCTGTAGCCCAGGCTATTTTTGAAGAGTGGGAGAAAATACAAAACGAACGATGAATGGCGATCCATTTTTATCGGCTGCTGCTGACGACAAAAGGGGTGTCACTGGCGGAGCTGCTGGAGGCGGGGGCAGAGAAAATGTAGCTGTGAAAACGCGCCGTGCTTGTCAGGCAGCTGAAATAATATATCAGTGGTACGATCTGTAAAAATACCTTGATTAAATACCAGCTTTATCTTACATTACTCACGTGTGCAGTTTGAGGCAA carries:
- a CDS encoding methyltransferase, with translation MPASPREIVKACLEFNHPERLPRDLWLLPWAQLHYPAEVARLQEQYPNDIVDAPKVYPPSSRIQGDEYRQGSYTDEWGCVFTNIQDGLIGEVRTPLLADIADWRSIQPPYELLPVGQAAARAVQTVDRFCEQTDRFVLAAMCPRPWERYQFIRGSENTYLDIMTPERGCLDLLRRIHEFYLREIEFWMQTQVDGIRFMDDWGSQNQLLIPPRLWRELFQPLYQDYCDLAKAHGKKILMHSDGHIQEIYPDLIRTGVDAINSQLFCMDLDYLQRTAVGRITFWGEIDRQHVLPSADPEEGRKAVRRVASHLYDPSGGLIVQFELGAGANPAVAQAIFEEWEKIQNER
- a CDS encoding glycosyltransferase family 39 protein; its protein translation is MRPNNNSRSPQKSTRWSWGILSVLSFFSISAAIMRFVDADEGYYLLAARLIHDGEHLYKDFFYTQAPGLPHLYSVLFNLPGSAWLYARIFAACLNVLCGLMIYQQVRKTSGTSCALWAAALFFFSSWILEWHSTIKTFAPATLFALGSFYSLQHVQKYRLALFVAGVLLFLAVLMRSTYGILIPCALYAILHTNQKKDESKIASVLFFSFGLTIGFSPLIAFLPWWQNFMLGNIGYHA